GTGAGCCCCCCCCCCCCCCCCCCCGACACTCGCCAAACCGCATGGCTGTCAGGCGAGTCACCCGACAGCACTTACCATGCTAGAAATGCGTGCGTTCTTCGGTAGTATCTTCCGGGGTGAAGTCGTCTTCGTTGGATGAGATGTCCATACCGGCCGAGGGATGCAAGTGACAGTCGGCGCTCGGTTGATTGTCGTCCGTGAAGATTTCATCACGCACTTCAATACAGCGGTCGGTGGCCAACTCACCCGACTCAAGGCAAACCTCCAGGTGCACGATGCCGTCGGGTTCCTCGAATGTCTCCGTCGTAAGCGAGTCGTGGGCGGCGATCATGTACTCCGTCCACACCGGGACCCCGTTCTTGGCGCCATCCTGACCACGACCCAGCGAGATTTTCTTGTCGAACCCAACCCAGCACCCGGTCGTGATCTGCGGTGTGTAGCCAACAAACCAGTTGTCGCAGAAGTTATCAGTGGTCCCGGTTTTGCCGCCGGCTGGTCGGCTAAAGCCGCGCCAGCGGGCGCCGCGTCCGGTTCCGGAATCAACCACCGAACGCATAAGGTCGACCATTATATAAGCCGTCTGGGGCGATAGCACTTCCTCTCTTTTGATGGCCGAGTTGTCTTCGAGGACGGCGCCGTATCGATCGACAATCTTGTGTACCAGTCGCGGAGGAATATGGATACCTTGATTCGGAAAAACAGAGTAGGCTGAGACCAGCTCGATCAGCTTGACTTCCCCCACGCCTATGGCCAACGAAGGAACGGCGGCCAGATCGGTGGTGATGCCCATGCGCCGGGCATAGAAGATAGCCTCCTCCGGATGGATTTTCAAAATCAGTTTGATGGCGACCAGATTTCGAGAATGCTGCAAGCCGGTACGAAGAGTGATAGGCCCTCTGAACTTGTAGTCGAAGTTATGCGGGCGCCATTCCTTGGAACCGGGGATATCCAGCACGATGGGATTATCGTCGATGATCTCGGTAGTTCTGAAACCGTTGTCGATACAGGCGGTGTAAATGAACGGCTTGAAACTGGAGCCGGGTTGCAGGTTGGACTGAACCGAGCGGTTGAACTCGCTCTCTTCGAAATCACGGCCGCCGACCATAGCCAGCACATCGCCATTGCTGTTGTCAATGGAAATTAAGGCGCCCTGGATTTTTCGGTACACGCGAATCGAGTCGCCGTACTCGTCGGCCGTATCCGGCATGAACATTGTATAGGTGGGGTTTTTCAGATCATACTTGCGTTCTATCCGCGCCCGCAGGGTGTCGACCTTTCTGGCCACGGCGGCCTCGGCCGCTTTTTGTAAACCTATATCCAGTGACGTGTACACTTTCAAACCACCGGCGTAGAGAGTATCTTCGCCGTAATTGTCGCGCAGATACTGCCGCACCGTTTCCGTAAAATAGGGGGCGGTACCTATCTCTTCTTCCGGAGGACGAATCTCAAGCGCTTCGGCTTTCAACGAGTCGTACATGGTGCGAGTCATCTTTCCCCATGAGAAATACGAAAAGAGTACGCGGTTGCGCGCCCGCAACGCTTTGTCCGGATTGTTAAATGGGGAATTGATGTTGGGCGCTTTGAGCACGCCGATCAGGATGGCGCAGTCATTAAGGTTGAGTTCGGATACGTCTTTGGAGAAAAACAGCCGGGCCGCTGCCGCCACACCATAGGCGCCTCGGCTGAAATAGTACTGGTTGAGATACATTTCGAGTATCTCATCCTTAGAGTAGGTTCGCTCCAGCTTGATGGCCGTGAGTGCTTCTTTGATTTTGCGTTCGAAAGTCCGTTCGCGGGTCAGAAACAGCATCCGGGCCAACTGTTGCGTGACGGTCGAGGCGCCGGCCGCCAGACGTAGTTTTAGCAAATTGGTGCTGGCTACAATGGCCACACGCCGAACATTTATTCCCCAATGATCGTAGAATTCGTGATCCTCAGAAGCCATCAGCATGTCGATCAGATGCGGCGGCATTTGAGCAAAAGGCGTCAAGGCGCGGTTTTCGGTGAAGAACTCCTTTAACAGAATACCGTTGCGATCATATATTTTGGTCGTCAGACTCGGTTCGATATTGTGAAGGGCCTCGAACGACGGCAGGTCGGTCTGGTAGATGGCATAAGTGCGGTAGCCCACAACGATGGCGAAGACCACCGACAGGGCCAACAGCACAAGTATAGAATTGCGCCACCGGTGGCTATGGAAGCTGCGTTGATTTATCGATTTTGCCATGTCACCATTGTCCTCACAGTCGCTTACCAAGTCAACCAAAAAACCGATCAGGTCTTATCTGATTGATTTTATCCGACTCTTTTACTATCGTGGGAGCGGGATCGACTATTGGTCTCGCGTAAAAATCAACAAACGTTGGTCAGGTGCCGATAGAGAGTGTAAAACGCCTGCAAGGAGTATGAATTGTCCGAAGTATCAGATTTGTCAGCACAGACAAAGAGCGAACTTGAGCATCAAATCAAAATAATCAGTCGCGGCACGGTGGACATGTTGCCGAAAGGGGAGTTCGAGTCGCGGCTGGTAGAGTCTATCGAGAACAACCGCCCGCTTCGTGTCAAGCAGGGGTTCGATCCTACCTCGCCCGATATCCACCTGGGCCACAGTGTCGGTATTCGGAAGCTGAGGCAGTTTCAGGATTTGGGCCATCAGATTGTGCTGATAGTCGGCGATTACACCGGTATGGTGGGAGACCCGTCCGGGGTGTCGGCGACTCGTCCGCAACTGACCTATGATGATATCATGAAAAACGCCGAGACCTACCAGACGCAGTTTTTCAAAATTCTGGACAAGTCCAAAACCGAAGTACGCTTCAATGGCGACTGGTTCAAGAAGATGGACTTTCTTCAGGTGATGGGTCTGGCCGGAAAATATACCGTGGCTCGGCTGTTGGAGCGGGATGATTTTACCAAACGGATGCGGCGGGGGGTACCGATTTCGATCCATGAATTGTTCTATCCGCTCATGCAGGGATATGATTCGGTAGCTATTGAGGCCGACGTTGAAATCGGCGCGACCGAGCAAACATTCAATCTTCTGGCCGCGCGCACTATTCAGGAAGCGTTCGGAATCAGAGCACAACTGGTTCTGACCATGCCGATTCTGGTCGGCCTTGACGGTGAACAAAAGATGTCCAAATCGCTGGGTAACTACATCGGCATCGACGAACCGGCCCGCGAGATTTTCGGCAAGGTGATGTCGATACCCGATGCCTTGATTCATTCATACTACGAGTTGGCCTCCGATGTCGACGCGGACGAACTGGCTCAAATTGCTGAACGACTGAAGCAGCCGGACGTCAATCCGATGGAGATCAAAAAGCAACTCGGTCGGCGGCTGGTGGACATGTACCATCCAGAAGGGTCCGGGAGCACGGCCCTTGAGGAGTTCGAGCGGGTGTTTTCGCAGAAGGAGTTGCCGGATGAAATACCCGAGGTTACTATCCAGAAACTGGGCGAGCTGGGAATCGACCCTCAGAAGATATACCTGGTACACCTGATCGCCAAATGCGGTCTCTCCAAATCGAACGGCGAAGCGCGGAAACTGATGGCGGCCGGCGCTGTTACATTGGATGGCGAGAAGGTTGTCGACCTCGACTACGAATTCGCTCTTAAAAGCGAGGTCGTGCTGAAGGTCGGGAAAAGGCGGTATCTCAAGATTTTGCCAAAATGAAAAGAGAACTGACCGACACTGTAATCGTATAAACGATAATTGCCGAACGGCGGATTTGCCGCAAACCGGTGAAGCGTGTTGGGCATTGGTTTTGGTTTGGTTGTCCGATGTGTGTTTGGAGTATGGCAGGTGAATTGTAAAGCTGTAGTACTTGTATTTCTCTTGGGTCTTTTGGTCCTGGCCGGTTGCTCGTCAAAGACTGTCGGTGTGCATCCAGCCGCAGCGGAGTCTCCCCAGGCGAGCACGAGTACATTTCAGTTGAGCCCGGATTTGGACCCTGAGAGAATTGACCCGAGAGCATTTCACTACTATGCCAACGCTGTAATCTTCGAGTTGGCCGGGCATATTCCCGAAGCGGCCGAGGGCTACAAACGGGCGCTGCAGTATCATCCCGACTCATACGAGATCCGGTATTCGTTTGCACGGATGCTCATGTACCTAAAAAACTTTGTCGATATTCCGGAAGCGCTGGAGGTTATCGATCCAAAGGATGGCGATGTTTACAGCTTGCTGGCCACAGCTTACCGATCTCAGGGACTCGAAGATTCGGCCCGCTGGGCTTACTTGCATGTAGTTGCCCAGGACTCCCTCGACCGACGAGCTTACGCTCATCTGGCCTCATTCTACCATAATGCGGGCGACATGGACTCGGTACTCTGGGCCTATCACAATATGGCGCGCCTGGAGCCGTCTGATCCCGCTCTGCAATATGAACTGGGCAAAATGTACGCTCAACGCGGCGACAACGAACGTGCTCGGGAACACCTGAGGAAATCGATAGAACTGGAGCCGACCAAGCGCAACATTCTGGCCTTTGTGCGCCTGGCCGATTTGTATCAGATAACCCAGCAGCCCGACTCGGCCTCAGCCACATTGCAGGCGGCTCTTGCAGCGGCCCCGGACGACCTCATCATCAATCGTTACCTGGCCAACTACTACCTTGAACTGGACTCTCTGCATAATGCTCTTAAGTACGTAAGCAAGTTGACCGAGCTGGAGCCAGGTGATCGCTCGGTGAAACATCGCCTCGGCCTGATCTATTTCGGACTGGATTCGCTGAGCCGGTCCAAGGCGATCTTCGCCAGTTTGGTGGAGACAGGCGAAGCTGTGCCGGCCAATCACTTCTATCTGGGGCGCATAGCGATTATGGAGGAAGATTTCGTGCAGGCGCGCGACGAGTTTATCGAGTTTACCCAGTTGATTGACACGGTGGCGCAAGGCTGGCTGGACCTTGGTTTTACCTACTCCAAACTGGGGCAGAGGGAAAACGAAATCGGCGCCTACCAGACCGGGCTGGCTCGCGTGCGTGAGCCGGAGGAACGGACTCGCATGCTGTTTGCGCTGGGAGCAACTTATGAGCGAGCGGGTGAGATCGATTCCTCGGTCTCTATTTTCGAAGAACTGCTGGTCGACTCGCCGGATCATGCCGGGGCCATGAACTACCTGGGCTACATGCTGTGCGATCGTGGTGAGCGATTGCAGTATGCCCGTACTTTGATCGAGAAGGCTGTCGCTCAGGACCCTGACAACCCGGCTTTTCTGGACAGCTATGGCTGGGTGTTTTATCGGCTGGGGGAATACAGCCAGGCCCTGCCACATTTGAAACAGGCTGCCGAGCTTGACAATGATCCGGTAATTCTCGATCATCTGGGCGACACGTATAAAGCCCTGAACGATCTGGAACAGGCACGGCAATGGTGGCTCAAAGCGCTTCAGGAAGACCCCGACAACGAAGGCATCAAGAAGAAGCTCGGTCAATGAATCTGACCCACCGTCGTATACTTCTCTCTCTATTGACATCGCTATCCCTATTGTTGCTGGCTTGTGCCGATGAGATGCCTCCGCCCGGCGGTGAGATCGACAAAACCGGACCTTACCTGATGGGTAGCGAACCATTAACGGGCGCGGTCAATGTATCCGGAGGCAATAGCGTTACCTTGTATTTCTCCGAACGTGTCAAAAAACCAAAGACCGGTCAGACGATCTTTATCTCGCCTCGCCCGACCACGCCGCCCCAAATAAAATGGCGCAGTGACCGGGTCACCATCACCCTGGTCGACAGTTTCGAAACCAACCAAACCTACATCATCTCGGCTGGCACCCAGGTGAAAGACCTGCGCGGCAACCAGCTCGACAGCGCTCTCACTGTTGCTTTCAGTACCGGCCCGACAATCGCCAAAGGTCGCACGGCCGGACTGATCACCAACGACAAGGGACAACCCCAAAGCGGACTGCTGGTGGGACTATATGATCGGATTGGACTCAGCACGGCGTCGGTGATTGACTCCGTTTACCCCTCCTATGTCATCCCGACCAACTCGGAAGGACTCTTCAGGATTGGATACCTGCCGGAGGCCGAGTTTCGCATGATCGCTTTCGAAGACCTGAACAACAATGGACGATTCAACCCAGCCAAAGAGCCGTTCGCGCTGCCGGATCGTCCGATTGTGATAGGCGGGGACAGTCCTATCGAGGACTTGATGCTCACCCTGCAAGTGACGGACACCACCTCGCCGGAGATTCTGGCCGTATCGCAATCGTCCGATGGACTTCTGCGGCTACGGCTTTCAAAACCGATTGAGTTGAAACAACTGCACGAGAATCCGGATCGATGCATCCTGACCTCGGCCGACAGTAGCCGGGTCATTCCTGCCCTGGCCTTGTTGGAAGCTGCCGATGTACAAGCGTCGGTGATCAATTTCCACCCGGGGCCGGTAGCCGACGGTGAGTATACATTGACCCTCACCTATGATGGCGCGCGGTCGGCCATAGGTTTCCCAGGTGTGATGATCGAGGAGGTAGTGGACGAGAATCCTCCCGAACTGGTCGATATCCAGCCGGATGACCGGCCGGGTTTTGCCCGGGATGTCAGGATCGAATTAGCGTTCTCCGAGCCGATGGATACCAGCCTGTTCACTCCTGAAACGTTTCTGCTTAAACAGATTTCGGATACCTTGATTCCGCTTAATCGGGTTTGGCTGGATCCGTTGAGATTAAGGCTGGACCCGGATACCCTGTTGAGTGGCGGTCGCTATCGACTTGACATCACCGAATTCGAGCTGGCCGACTTCGCCGGAAACCGGCTGGGTGACAGCGCACGCACACACTACTTCAATGTCATTGACTCAGACTCGGTGGGATCGATTTCCGGTGAGACCGTTGTATCGATAGCGGGTAAAGAAAACGATCTGCTGCGTCTGACTTTCCAGAAGGTCGGAGGACGCTCTTTCGACGTGACCACGCCGGTCGGCGCCTTCATGATCGATCTACCCGGCGGCAGGTATTTGTTGTCAGGGTTTATTGATAGTGATAAGGACAGTGTCAAGAGCGCAGGTTCGGTTGATCCCTACATACCGGCCGAAACGATGGCCCTCTATCCGGACACTATCGCCGTGCGGGCCCGATTTGAAACGGCCGGGATACAATTCGAGTTCAGGTAAACGCGATGTATGAACTAATCGAAAAGATACCACTGCCCACCAATCTGCAAATCGTGGTGGCCTTAATTGCAATAGTGGCGCTGACGTTTCTGTCGGCGTGGCTGATTCGCGCCATGTTGAGCCTGATAGTGGGACGCCTGGCCTCACGCACCAAGACCGATCTTGATGACAAGCTATTCGGCGGCGTCAAGCGTCATGTCCACTACTTGGTTTACATCATAGGCGCGGTGGCTCTGTTTAATTATCTGGAGCACGTTTCCGACGACAGCCTTTCGGGGCTGTTTCAGGCTATCGACGGCGTTCTGTATGTTCTTGGCGTCTTTGTCGTCGCCGTGATGATAATCCGGCTGATCTCAACTTTGTTGAACTGGTACGCCACCAATATTGCTTCCAAGACAGAGACAACACTCGATGATGAGTTTATTCCGTTGGCCGACCGCGGCGTCAAGATTGTCGGCTATATACTGGCTCTGTTGGTAGTTCTGGAACACTTCTCGGTCGATATAATGGGCCTGGTGGCGGTGCTCGGGGTGGGGTCGCTGGCAATTGCGCTGGCGGCTCAGGAGACTATAGCAAATATGATCGGCGGCTTTGTTATCATGATCGACCGTCCCTTCAGAGTGGGGGACAGGGTCCGTCTGGACACCGGAACAACCGCCGTGGTCAACCAGATAGGTATCCGCTCCACCAAGTTTCGCACATTCGACAACACTTTGATTATCGTTCCCAACGCGGAGCTGATGAAATCGACCGTTCACAATCTCAGCTACCCACATCCGAAACTGAGAGTTCAGATCGACGTCGGCGTCGGATATGACTCTGATATGGAAAAGGTCCGCAAGGTTATGCTCGAAGAAGCCCACCGGCATCCGGTCGTAATCAAGGACCCGCCGCCCAGTTTTTATTTCCTGGAATTCGGTGACTCCAGTCTCAACGTGTCCATGCGCTGTTGGGTGGCCGATGTGTCGGAACAGTTTCGCACCGCCTCCGAGTTGCGCGAACAGGTTCTCAACCGCTTCCGTCAGGAAGAAATCGAGATTCCTTTTCCCCAGCGCGTCGTTACCATGGTCCCCGAAGAAACCGAACCCAAAGAGCGACCGGCGCGACCCATCGAGACACATCTCAAGAGACAGGACCGCTCGGGAGCGGGGGACAGCTCAGTCGGCGACGACGATTGACAGTACCCGAAGTGTTCTACACAGTATCACTGAGTGGCACCCTCAAGCTTAGAGGCTACGTCATGATGTGGTTTCGCAGGGTCCTGACCACGCCCTAGGCGTGGTTGTGACCCGGCGACTCTCACTAAGGCGTCGGGTAAGAGCAGCCCTTGAAACCTCACCCTGCGCACGGCTCCACCTCACACTGCGCACGGCTCCACCTCATCCTGAGCGGAGTCGAAGGGTGCACGGTCAAGCCGTGTCTCTTACCTTCGGGCCAGGGATTTCGACCTACAAGAGAAGATGGATGCCGGATCAAGTCCGGCATGACATACACAGAGCGCGCGAAGTGCAAGAGAGTGTTTCATTACTCCATCCAGAGCATCCACCAACCTCATCCTGAGCGGAGTCGAAGGATGCACGGTCAAGCCGTGTCTCTTACCTTCGGGCCAGGGATTTCGACCTACAAGAGAAGATGGATGCCGGATCAAGTCCGGCATGACATACACAGAGCGCGCGAAGTGCAAGAGAGTGTTTCATCACTCCATCCAGAGCATCCACCAACCTCATCCTGAGCGGAGTCGAAGGATGAACAATCCCACCAAGCGTGCCGGTCTTGGTGGGGTACCCTGCGTCACACACATTTCCCACAGCAGCCTGTGGGCCACCACTGAAACTTTGGGGTGGTGTTGGGCGACCCCGCCCGACACAGGCACGCCTGTCTATCTCGCTTCGCGCTTACACTCTGCCTGTCCACTGTGCCACTCAGATAACTTCATTCCTGTCAAGGCTGTCAGGCGAGTCGCCTTACAGCACCAGGGTCTATCCAGGGGCATGAAAATAGAAAATTGTATCCATTTATCGAAAATACCTTGACTTTGAACATCATGGATACTATCTTTTTATGACTGAACATGGGTGGACAGGTTCCGTCGGCACCCCTGAATCTCTGACGAAACCTCATTAGCCCGGTTCATTCTGACACGTATACTCACCGCCCGCTGTGGCGTCTTATCGAAGGGGAGATGGTCAGGCAACGGCTTGGACCATTGCAGCCACCCGTTTCGCCTGAAATTATGAGTCGTAGTTACGAGTAGTTGAATGTCTGATTAACTATCAGGGTTCGAGGGATGCCTCCCTTTTGAACCCGGAGGAGGAGTTTTCATGCAACGAGTCTCACTTGGATTGGCCGCGGCGCTGTTCGTGATTGGCTTTTGCGCTCTGTTTGCGCTGGCCGACTGGATTCCGGGCGACGGCCACAAAATGCACTTTCCGCAAACGCCTGATGAAGAAGGCTGGAATGTGATGGCCAGTTTCGGTCAAACGCTGGCCGATGACTGGACGTGCTCAGCGGACGGTCCGGTTAACGAGATACACTTCTGGGGATCATGGTTCGGCGGCAGCACCGGCACCATCAACGGTTTCTGGATAAAGATTCACTCGGATATCCCGGACCCCGAACCGCAGAACCCGGATACCTGGTCGATGCCCGGTCCGATTCTGTGGTCGCGATACATACCCATCGACGATGTGATTGCGCAGCACATAACACCCGACCCCCAATTGTGGGAAGGCTGGCACGATCCGACATCAGGCGAATACCTGTACCCCGACCACGACAATTACTATCAATACAATATTTTCAATATCGCCGACCCATTTGTTCAGCAAGCAGGGAATATATACTGGCTGGAGATAACTGCCGCCACCGATGTCAGCGATCCTGGTGTAAAGTGGGGTTGGAAATCATCGGTGGAACACCACCAGGATGATGCCGTCTATGGCACGCCCACCTGCTCGGAGCCGGATAACGGCAGCGGCACCATCGACCATCCGGTCGACACCTGCGACTACGTGGCCGAAGAGCCGATGCTGATAGTCAATAATCTTCCGCCGGGCACTACAATCGAGATGGATGCTTTTATCACCGACCCGATCTGTAATCAGTTTTTCTTCTGTTCAGGAAATCCACCGGCCGGTAAGTGCGAGGACGTCGGTGGTTCGCTTGGGGGACACTATCACTGTTATGAGGCGACGCTTGATTTGACAGTGCGCGGCACCGGCGCTCTGGCCGGATTTAATCGACACCTGTTCGTGCCGCTGCAAATGGAAGTCCACACCGGTCCGCGCAATCCGGGCGATCCGGTGCAGTCGTTCGACATTGATGTCTACACCCTGATGGGTGAACTGTTCGGCGATCCTGACTTTTGCGAGTTCAGAGTCACAGGCGGCACCGGCTATGGTATGCCCAGCCCCGGCCACACTATCCTGACCGACGACCTTACCAACCCGGACTGGTGGGTCGAGAGTTTCTTTGATGTGTCATACCAGATTGAATTCCAGGGCTGTCCCGGTTCGATTCTGGATGGTTTTGCGGGGACAACCCCCGGCTCCGTTCGCTTCAATCAGGGCGGTCAGAACTGGCAGGAGCTCTTCGAGCCGGGCGCCGATGCCGACACCAACTTCAACGCTTTCTATGTCGTAATGGACCCGGGCGGCGTGGTCATAGATGGCGCCGGTGAAAATGCCTATGGTGATGGTTGGTACTTCTACCCGGAAGAATCTTGGTGGAACATCTGGTTCTACGATCACCCTTACGATCCAACGCGGTATAAAGAGGCGTTCATCGAGTTTGACATCAATCCGCTTGGACCGGGACCTTCTTATATCGAACTGGCCATCAACTGGTCGACAGATCAATGGTCGATTGACCAGCCGCCGAACGACAGCATGCCGCCGCTACCGGGCATGCCTGAACAACCGTACATTGGACGCGATATACTGTTCGTGATGCAGGACCCGGTCGGTCATTTCATGTTCCCGTGGACCTTTCCGGACTATAACCCGGAGTGGGTGTCGATCGATGTCCGTGGGTTCAACTTTATCATACCCGGCGGTGTGATCATGCACGCCTGCGTAGGTGGCGGCACCGGCGAGTCGATGGACCTTTCGTTCGTCATCAACTCATCACCCACAGGCGCATGCTGTGATCCGGCGACCGGTGACTGCTATGTTACGACCTTTGACGCTTGCACAGGTGACTACCAGGGTGACGATACCGACTGTGATCCCAACCCCTGTCCTCAACCGACCGGCGCCTGCTGTAACGCGCAGACCGGAGATTGCTTTGTCACCACCGAGGCGCAATGTGCCGGTGACTACCAGGGCGACTGGACAACCTGCACGCCCAATCCCTGTCCGCAACCAACCGGCGCTTGTTGCGATGCAGCCGGCCAGTGTTACATAACCACGCAGGCTGATTGCATTAATGCAAGCCACCAGTGGCACGGCGACTGGTCTACATGTTCCGGCGACCTGAACCACAACGGCACCGACGACCGTTGTGAGGACCTGTACTGGGAGCCCGGCGACGGTCACAAGATGCACTATGCACAGCTTCCCGACGAGGCAGGCTGGGATGTGAACGCTACCTTGCCGCTTATTCTAGCCGATGACTTCATGTGTACAGAAACCGGCTGGATTCAGGATATCCACTGGTGGGGTTCCTGGAAGGACGGCTTCGTGGGTCAACTCAACGGCTTTGCGCTGAGTATCCATAGCGACATCCCGGCTGACCCGCCGCAGATTCCGTATAGCCGACCCGGTGAATTGCTCTGGCAGAAGGTCGTCACCGATTACAATCCCCAGACCATCAACTCCTTCTTGTGGGAGGGTTGGCACGACCCGGTCACTTTCGTGTGGTTCCCGAATAACCACCAGCAGTACTTCCAGTACAACGTCTACCTCAATGAGGAAGACTGGTTCATGCAGGATTCCGGTACCATCTACTGGCTGAATATCACCGCCGATGTGGAGGGTGTCATCGACGGTGCGTGGGGTTGGAAGACCACACTCGAACATTACAACGACGACGGCGTCTTTGGTATACCGACCTGCACGGAAGCCGACAACGGCAGCGGTACAATCACGCTACCGGCCGATTGCGATTTCTTTGGCGATGTTCCCATGGAGATCGTCAACGGCCTGCCACCCGGCTCAACGATTGAGCTGGATGCCGAAATCCAGACGGTGTTTACTTGCCTGCACAGTTATTTGCCGTGCTCACTGCCGCTACCTTCGGGTGTGTGCGAAGGCCCGGGCGGCTATCTTGGCGGTGATGGTCACTGCTTTGAGTCGGCGCTCGATCTGGATGTATCCGGTACCGGAGGGCTGGCCGGTTTCAATCGCCATCTGTCTGTACAGTTGGTAGTGGAGGTCCACACCGCGCCGCGGACGCCGGGCGAGGACTTGCAGAAGTTCGCCGCCGATGTAGTGAGGATGCAGGGTGAGCTGTTTGGCGATCCCGATTTCTGCACCTTCCGTGTCACCGGTGGCACCGATTTCGGTATGCCCAGCCCCGGCCAGATCACACTGGCCAGGCGGCCCGATGGCACTTTCGAGGTAGAGAGCTTCTTCGACGTTATGTATCAGATTGAGTTCCAGGGTTGTCCCGGTTCACAGTTGGACGGCTACGCCGGTACAACGCCGGGTATGGTGCGTTTCTCGCAGGGCGGCACCAACTGGGGTGAACTGCGCGATCCCACCGGTCTGTCGCTCGATCTGGCCTTTGTCATCACCGGTGGACCGGCCGGATGCTGCATGGGTCTGATAAGGGGTAATATCGATATGGATGTTGGCGACATCATCGATATCTCCGATCTGGTCTACCTGGTCGATTACATGTTCACCGGCGGTCCGGCGCCCAGCTGCATGGATGAAGCCGACATGAATTGCAGCAACGGTGGCACCCCGGTCGACATTGCCGACCTGGTCTACCTGGTGGACTATATGTTCAACGGTGGGCCTGCGCCCTGTCGTTGCGACTGCGCCGATTGTCCGTAGACAAATCTGGGCAGTAGTGCCTATATGTATGTCTGTGTGATACATGGAGAATGGCCGCTCCCGTTAACCCGGGAGTGGCCATGTATCACGGGCGATACTCGAATGCCTGGATAGGTCCTGTGAGTAAACTGAACGCGAATATGGAAAAGAGCGTCTACGTAATCGCGCAAATGCCTTGACACGGGAGGGTTTAGCCGCTATAATCAATTGAAGACAGTCTACCGACAACTAACCTGTATGCAGTGCTCCATAATCTCTTTGCTCAAGTTTCATGAGCGCTGATCGATAACCGAGAAATTGCTTTTTTGACATAATCGAGATCCCGGACGAGATGGAGGAAGTATGTATCTCTGTGCTAAAGTTGGTGTGGGCTTATCATGTGTGATGACGTTGATCCTGGGCGCTATTGTTTTCGCGCCGATTAGT
The Candidatus Zixiibacteriota bacterium DNA segment above includes these coding regions:
- a CDS encoding mechanosensitive ion channel family protein gives rise to the protein MYELIEKIPLPTNLQIVVALIAIVALTFLSAWLIRAMLSLIVGRLASRTKTDLDDKLFGGVKRHVHYLVYIIGAVALFNYLEHVSDDSLSGLFQAIDGVLYVLGVFVVAVMIIRLISTLLNWYATNIASKTETTLDDEFIPLADRGVKIVGYILALLVVLEHFSVDIMGLVAVLGVGSLAIALAAQETIANMIGGFVIMIDRPFRVGDRVRLDTGTTAVVNQIGIRSTKFRTFDNTLIIVPNAELMKSTVHNLSYPHPKLRVQIDVGVGYDSDMEKVRKVMLEEAHRHPVVIKDPPPSFYFLEFGDSSLNVSMRCWVADVSEQFRTASELREQVLNRFRQEEIEIPFPQRVVTMVPEETEPKERPARPIETHLKRQDRSGAGDSSVGDDD